A genomic window from Luteolibacter sp. LG18 includes:
- the amrB gene encoding AmmeMemoRadiSam system protein B, with amino-acid sequence MCLVLRAGAAEPYPLFYDSSSLFLPAIAAAEKNVRPLVQPVSGVTVPHHLLAVDMIADTLRLAAGHRYERILLLSPDHFRRGTTLCSTTTRPFKTALGDVAVDAEAVRTLLGDPAVSESSLFSHEHGVQAILPFLARWFPGTPVVPMALDIRSKPEEWPALANRLKPLVTADTLIVQSTDFSHYLSQPEAARRDQETLRLLACGDSARIPALGQPQNLDSKACQWLHMTLEREVNGIAAPAVVDNRNAIRYGGRQDEPRTTSYITQVYSPRFIPAAALPGEAWFFGGDTQFGRNIAALPKEQMDAITGKILAATGSRPLIVNLEGVVLDPLPPGPQHPMRIGMAARPTLEQLARLHVAAVSVANNHSLDYGPDARERMKAILTERGIAVLDEGTPKESGPFRIAVATDVINRPSPANAVLPADAFAAWRQPQANKPLFAFLHAGTEYRDIPGARERQLADRAEQAGAALVIGCHPHRPSPGWERSERSLRFYSMGNLIFDQSEPANGGGLVEVRFFEQGTWAARWIPLGNLYARPQNH; translated from the coding sequence ATGTGCCTCGTCCTGCGGGCCGGGGCGGCGGAGCCTTATCCGCTGTTCTACGATTCCTCCTCCCTGTTCCTGCCCGCCATCGCGGCGGCGGAGAAGAACGTCCGGCCGCTGGTGCAGCCGGTGAGCGGGGTAACCGTGCCGCACCACCTGCTGGCGGTGGACATGATCGCGGACACGCTGCGGCTCGCGGCGGGCCATCGTTACGAGCGGATCCTGCTGCTGAGCCCGGATCATTTCCGTCGCGGCACGACGCTGTGCTCGACGACCACGCGGCCGTTCAAAACCGCGCTCGGGGACGTGGCGGTGGACGCAGAGGCGGTGCGGACGCTGTTGGGAGATCCCGCGGTTTCGGAGTCCTCGCTGTTTTCCCACGAGCATGGCGTGCAGGCGATCCTGCCGTTCCTGGCACGCTGGTTTCCGGGGACACCGGTGGTGCCAATGGCGCTCGACATCCGCTCGAAGCCGGAGGAGTGGCCGGCGCTCGCGAACCGGCTCAAGCCGCTGGTGACAGCGGACACGCTGATCGTCCAATCGACCGATTTCTCGCACTACCTCTCGCAGCCCGAGGCCGCGAGGCGGGACCAGGAAACGCTGCGGCTGCTGGCGTGCGGCGACAGCGCGAGGATTCCGGCGCTCGGGCAACCGCAGAACCTCGACTCGAAAGCCTGCCAGTGGCTGCACATGACGCTGGAGCGGGAGGTGAATGGCATCGCCGCACCGGCGGTGGTGGATAACCGGAATGCCATCCGCTACGGCGGTCGCCAGGACGAGCCGCGCACCACCTCCTACATCACGCAGGTCTATTCGCCACGGTTCATCCCGGCAGCGGCGTTGCCGGGCGAGGCATGGTTTTTCGGTGGCGACACCCAGTTCGGCCGCAACATCGCCGCCCTGCCGAAGGAACAGATGGACGCCATCACGGGGAAGATCCTCGCGGCGACCGGATCGCGACCGCTGATCGTGAACCTCGAAGGGGTGGTGCTCGATCCACTTCCGCCCGGCCCGCAACATCCGATGCGGATCGGCATGGCGGCGAGGCCGACCCTGGAACAGCTCGCAAGGCTCCATGTGGCCGCCGTTTCGGTGGCGAACAACCACAGCCTCGATTACGGCCCGGACGCGCGCGAGCGGATGAAGGCCATTCTAACGGAACGGGGAATCGCGGTGCTCGATGAGGGAACCCCGAAAGAATCCGGGCCGTTCCGGATCGCGGTCGCGACCGACGTGATCAACCGCCCCTCCCCTGCGAACGCGGTGCTGCCGGCGGACGCTTTCGCCGCATGGCGGCAACCGCAGGCCAACAAGCCGCTGTTCGCCTTCCTGCACGCGGGCACCGAATACCGGGATATTCCCGGCGCGCGGGAACGGCAGCTCGCGGACCGGGCGGAACAAGCGGGAGCCGCTTTGGTGATCGGCTGCCATCCGCACCGCCCGTCGCCCGGCTGGGAGCGCTCGGAGCGATCGCTGCGTTTTTACTCGATGGGCAACCTGATCTTCGACCAGAGCGAACCGGCGAACGGCGGCGGACTGGTGGAGGTGAGATTCTTCGAGCAGGGCACCTGGGCCGCGCGCTGGATTCCCCTCGGGAACCTCTACGCGCGGCCTCAAAATCATTGA
- a CDS encoding DUF3160 domain-containing protein: MMKTRQMLLGAWLCSATAFAQVTLPEANPGPFAPVPAKLSNGPELPAQPMEPKPASLKDCANANAVYKQLGIKLSEEQKKALEKDRFILLPIESTHLAEDLPTTDEEKEWSFTQDEMLAAFTQTGGTDPEDRKPWQTRLITPDVVLHAWHAGFSRTLEYIEQRRLHELLTTFLEGSLDNVRELRAKASGPAADRLGWTEARFAAPWILLGPAAPPDPDPAKDMDEEGKLKPAPPRPSYEQSAKDRLAKAKAGLPAEAAAALEKEISLVLAAEGMTASPLFGKYAPDKPADYTQYKVRSHYTKSDTLGGYFRAMMFLGRNGYELKNSDAIGDAQLATLAMARTTAKGATPLTAWKDVMEITGFFAGQSDDITYPEFREWIGSTLGKPALETDTALSSETGAKLSAALGKLRAPMIVSSGHLDQNTSPDADPKAFRVFGQRFTWDARVLDRLTRGSPEEMPTLPSAVMIPAAFGDEKAEALSKDFLKALPDKGAAYAAEFDKRLPEIRKELAGVGDKDWFASMAAKQLHVISMLAKKRNTNFPAYMQAPGFPAKNVISMLGSYTELKHDTVLYAKQNYAEMGDGAEEGKIPPAPHGLVQPDVPFWRELERLAAFANDGFTRHKLLPDAGEEFNRFRMFADSIKKFREIAEKDVAGQPLTDKDWEAIRTADFSQMARPILPYDEPKPGEGKTALVTDVLTDAATGKVLHQALGRPQVMIAIGGGRHGSRLLVGLAYNYYEFARSLDKGRLTDEEWQSHIYIPKPELPERSTWQPPVVKPVTLPRGE; the protein is encoded by the coding sequence ATGATGAAAACCCGGCAAATGCTTCTCGGGGCTTGGTTGTGTAGTGCCACCGCTTTCGCGCAGGTCACCCTTCCGGAGGCCAATCCCGGGCCGTTCGCGCCGGTGCCGGCGAAGCTTTCCAACGGGCCCGAGCTGCCGGCCCAGCCGATGGAGCCAAAACCGGCTTCGCTGAAGGACTGCGCGAACGCGAACGCGGTTTACAAGCAGCTCGGCATCAAGCTCAGCGAGGAGCAGAAGAAGGCGCTCGAAAAGGACCGCTTCATCCTGCTCCCGATCGAGTCCACGCATCTGGCGGAAGACCTCCCGACCACCGATGAAGAGAAGGAGTGGTCATTCACGCAGGATGAGATGCTGGCCGCGTTCACGCAGACGGGCGGAACCGATCCGGAGGACCGGAAGCCCTGGCAAACTCGGCTGATCACACCGGACGTGGTGCTGCACGCATGGCACGCGGGCTTTTCCCGCACGCTGGAATACATCGAGCAGCGGAGGCTCCACGAGCTTCTCACGACTTTCCTCGAAGGCTCCCTCGACAACGTCCGCGAACTGCGCGCGAAGGCCAGCGGCCCGGCGGCAGATCGGCTCGGCTGGACCGAGGCCCGGTTCGCGGCACCGTGGATCCTGCTAGGCCCGGCCGCGCCGCCCGATCCCGATCCGGCGAAGGACATGGATGAAGAGGGCAAGTTGAAACCGGCTCCGCCCCGCCCGTCCTATGAACAATCGGCGAAGGATCGGCTCGCGAAGGCGAAGGCCGGCCTGCCCGCGGAAGCGGCGGCGGCGTTGGAGAAGGAGATCTCGCTGGTGCTGGCCGCGGAGGGAATGACGGCCTCGCCGCTGTTCGGCAAATACGCGCCGGACAAGCCCGCCGACTACACGCAGTACAAGGTGCGCTCGCACTACACGAAGAGCGACACGCTCGGCGGCTATTTCCGCGCGATGATGTTCCTCGGCCGCAACGGCTACGAGCTGAAGAACAGCGATGCGATCGGCGACGCCCAGCTCGCCACGCTGGCGATGGCCCGCACCACCGCGAAGGGCGCGACGCCGCTGACCGCGTGGAAGGACGTGATGGAGATCACCGGTTTCTTCGCGGGCCAGAGCGATGACATCACCTATCCGGAATTCCGCGAGTGGATCGGCTCGACGCTCGGCAAGCCGGCGCTGGAAACGGACACCGCGCTTTCCTCCGAGACCGGCGCGAAGCTCAGCGCCGCGCTCGGCAAGCTGCGCGCGCCGATGATCGTGTCCTCCGGCCATCTCGATCAGAACACCTCGCCGGATGCCGATCCGAAGGCGTTCCGTGTGTTCGGCCAGCGCTTCACCTGGGACGCGCGGGTGCTGGACCGCCTGACCCGCGGGTCCCCGGAGGAAATGCCCACGCTGCCCAGTGCGGTGATGATTCCCGCGGCCTTCGGCGACGAGAAGGCGGAGGCACTTTCCAAGGATTTCCTCAAGGCGCTTCCGGACAAGGGCGCGGCCTACGCGGCGGAGTTCGACAAGCGGTTGCCGGAGATCCGCAAGGAGCTGGCCGGGGTGGGCGACAAGGATTGGTTCGCCTCGATGGCGGCCAAGCAGCTCCACGTGATCTCGATGCTGGCGAAAAAGCGCAACACCAACTTCCCGGCCTACATGCAGGCGCCCGGTTTCCCGGCGAAGAACGTGATTTCGATGCTGGGGTCCTACACCGAGCTGAAGCACGACACCGTGCTCTACGCGAAACAGAACTACGCAGAGATGGGCGATGGCGCGGAGGAAGGCAAGATCCCGCCCGCGCCGCACGGTCTGGTGCAGCCGGACGTGCCGTTCTGGCGCGAGCTGGAACGCCTGGCCGCGTTCGCCAATGACGGCTTCACCCGCCACAAGCTGCTGCCGGACGCGGGCGAGGAGTTCAACCGCTTCCGGATGTTCGCGGACTCGATCAAGAAGTTCCGCGAAATCGCGGAGAAGGACGTGGCCGGACAGCCGCTCACCGACAAGGACTGGGAGGCGATCCGCACCGCGGACTTCTCGCAGATGGCGCGGCCGATCCTGCCCTATGACGAACCGAAGCCGGGCGAGGGCAAGACCGCGCTGGTGACCGACGTGCTCACGGATGCCGCCACCGGCAAGGTGCTGCACCAGGCGCTGGGACGCCCGCAGGTGATGATCGCGATCGGCGGTGGGCGCCACGGCAGTCGCCTGCTGGTGGGGCTGGCTTACAACTACTATGAGTTTGCGAGATCCTTGGACAAGGGCCGCCTGACCGACGAGGAGTGGCAGTCCCACATCTACATCCCGAAACCCGAGCTCCCGGAACGCTCCACCTGGCAGCCACCGGTGGTCAAGCCGGTGACCCTACCGCGCGGGGAATGA
- a CDS encoding RDD family protein, producing MDFWIIREGEKAGPFPDYEIRRKIESGELSPADPVWSEGMAAWTPVGEVEMFRVTLERPPVLPPPLPAHAIPAPPVWRRFLARMFDLALYLAVLWSALAFAKVDLKAAIESVAVALFHLVPWFALEAGLIHWFATTPGKALMGLRVLNRDGSRLSFRQSFRRAALVLTAGVGMGFSLLFPLCMAVSWVSVRRIGASLWDFAGDHQTVVSEPKAFRIVAFVVLFIAALQVQALILTPVTLEMMPPWFREAYEKSQHR from the coding sequence ATGGATTTCTGGATCATCCGCGAGGGCGAAAAGGCAGGTCCGTTTCCGGACTACGAGATCCGCCGTAAAATTGAATCCGGCGAGCTGAGCCCCGCGGATCCGGTGTGGAGCGAGGGTATGGCCGCCTGGACCCCGGTTGGCGAGGTGGAGATGTTCCGCGTCACGCTGGAGCGTCCGCCCGTGCTGCCACCCCCGTTGCCCGCCCATGCGATCCCGGCCCCGCCGGTGTGGCGGCGGTTTCTCGCCCGCATGTTCGACCTCGCCCTCTATCTGGCGGTCCTGTGGAGCGCGCTCGCTTTCGCCAAGGTGGACCTGAAGGCCGCGATCGAGAGCGTGGCCGTGGCCTTGTTCCATCTCGTGCCTTGGTTCGCGCTCGAGGCGGGCTTGATCCATTGGTTCGCCACCACCCCGGGCAAGGCCTTGATGGGGCTGCGGGTCTTGAACCGCGACGGCTCCCGCCTGTCCTTCCGCCAGAGTTTCCGGCGTGCCGCCCTGGTCCTGACGGCTGGGGTGGGAATGGGCTTCAGCCTGCTGTTTCCACTCTGCATGGCGGTGAGCTGGGTCAGCGTCCGCCGCATCGGGGCCTCGCTGTGGGATTTCGCGGGCGATCACCAGACGGTGGTTTCCGAGCCGAAGGCCTTCCGCATCGTGGCGTTTGTGGTGCTCTTTATTGCGGCCCTTCAAGTGCAGGCGCTGATCCTTACTCCGGTGACCTTGGAAATGATGCCGCCTTGGTTCCGCGAGGCTTACGAAAAAAGCCAGCATCGCTGA
- a CDS encoding MotA/TolQ/ExbB proton channel family protein, whose product MLFANIVVEKFQHGGWVMWPILVTFFLALCVLLERSLWWTSLKRTIRRSLHEQARETLGTGQFDATWQLVGNSSDPFLVNLRDGMTHAHTSMLAAMQLHASDLIEKAEARQWVLGTIITLAPLLGLLGTVVGIMGSFSSIGDDALAVSKVSGGIGEALIATAAGLGIAISCLLPYNYFRKRVAVLRGDLERWINHSELLVQNAKAHGHDLEAFAASRHINR is encoded by the coding sequence ATGTTGTTCGCCAATATCGTCGTCGAAAAGTTCCAGCACGGTGGCTGGGTCATGTGGCCCATTCTGGTCACCTTCTTCCTCGCCCTCTGTGTCCTCCTGGAGCGCAGCCTGTGGTGGACCTCCCTGAAACGCACCATCCGCCGGTCACTCCACGAGCAGGCGCGTGAAACGCTCGGCACCGGCCAGTTTGATGCCACCTGGCAACTGGTCGGAAACTCCTCCGATCCGTTCCTGGTGAACCTCCGCGATGGCATGACCCACGCCCACACCTCGATGCTCGCCGCGATGCAGCTCCACGCGTCCGACTTGATCGAGAAGGCGGAGGCCCGCCAGTGGGTGCTCGGCACCATCATCACCCTCGCGCCGCTGCTCGGCCTGCTCGGCACGGTGGTCGGCATCATGGGCTCCTTCAGCTCGATCGGTGACGACGCGCTCGCCGTGTCGAAGGTTTCCGGCGGCATCGGCGAGGCCCTGATCGCCACCGCGGCCGGCCTTGGCATCGCGATCAGTTGCCTGCTGCCCTACAACTATTTCCGCAAGCGGGTGGCCGTGTTGCGCGGCGACCTCGAGCGCTGGATCAACCACTCCGAGCTGCTTGTGCAGAACGCGAAGGCCCACGGCCACGACCTCGAAGCCTTCGCCGCCTCGCGCCACATCAACCGCTGA
- a CDS encoding energy transducer TonB: MTPFLQALNVGTMAAWLTVSGASTVACLVKVDYILPAKNDRSDLKIALADVFDMDTQIAGEPAAGSAAPDEPSAEPQLAEPTPVEPVPEIPEISPLEPLPEVPDLPQPKPDSLQTERPKEMTRTEEAPKPRRKQGPPAAQPGKTGGANGTTGTGGGTGNGPSSGNGSAIAGAERLSKGRTPKPPYPSTCQRANQEGRVGITFTVDEQGNVVSARVSSATPYPEMNQAALNGVYRWKFPPGTRVTATKAIVFQLH, translated from the coding sequence ATGACTCCCTTTCTTCAAGCTCTCAACGTCGGAACGATGGCCGCGTGGCTGACGGTTTCCGGTGCGAGTACGGTCGCCTGTCTGGTGAAGGTGGATTACATCCTCCCTGCCAAGAACGACCGCTCCGATCTCAAGATCGCGCTCGCGGACGTGTTCGACATGGACACCCAGATCGCCGGCGAGCCTGCGGCTGGTTCCGCTGCCCCGGACGAACCTTCCGCCGAGCCACAACTGGCGGAACCGACGCCGGTCGAGCCGGTGCCGGAGATTCCGGAAATCAGCCCGCTGGAGCCGCTGCCGGAAGTTCCCGATCTCCCGCAGCCGAAGCCGGACTCCCTGCAGACCGAGCGACCGAAGGAAATGACCCGCACGGAGGAAGCTCCCAAGCCCCGCCGCAAGCAGGGGCCGCCCGCTGCCCAGCCCGGCAAGACCGGTGGCGCGAATGGTACGACGGGTACCGGAGGTGGCACGGGCAATGGCCCGTCCAGCGGCAATGGTTCCGCCATCGCCGGGGCCGAGCGCCTGTCCAAGGGGCGCACGCCGAAGCCGCCCTATCCGTCAACATGCCAGCGGGCGAACCAGGAAGGCCGCGTCGGCATCACCTTCACGGTGGATGAACAGGGGAACGTCGTCTCGGCCCGCGTCAGCTCGGCCACTCCCTATCCGGAAATGAACCAAGCCGCGCTCAACGGCGTGTATCGCTGGAAATTCCCCCCCGGAACGCGTGTCACCGCGACCAAAGCCATCGTCTTCCAGCTCCATTGA
- a CDS encoding 50S ribosomal protein L11 methyltransferase — protein sequence MQRARMFVWSKLSAAQWMDAWEERFAGNPNLAIEIIKGGKSVRVQVYCNTRKEADAIVEQWGGSVRPLASDWHKKEVPLPRPIKVRDVFLVTGESKPKELAKIRKEHAGREIISIPPEMAFGTGDHATTSTCLRLLVDIARERKGADWTVADLGTGTGLLAIAARKLGSGEAYACDFDPFAVKVAIENLERNGVDGVDVKEQDILKWKPRKKGYDVVLANIFSTVLIQAWPVIAKSVAPGGDLIVSGILASQAWDVFTAAAANGLGFTQVIRKGKWVTARGGRMEDLVKE from the coding sequence GTGCAACGTGCCCGCATGTTCGTTTGGTCGAAACTCTCCGCCGCGCAGTGGATGGATGCTTGGGAAGAACGCTTCGCCGGCAATCCCAACCTCGCCATTGAGATCATCAAGGGCGGCAAGTCCGTGCGCGTGCAGGTCTATTGCAATACGCGCAAGGAGGCCGACGCCATCGTCGAGCAATGGGGCGGCTCGGTCCGCCCGCTGGCCAGCGACTGGCACAAGAAGGAAGTCCCGCTGCCACGCCCGATCAAGGTCCGCGACGTCTTCCTCGTGACCGGTGAGAGCAAGCCAAAGGAGCTGGCGAAGATCCGCAAGGAGCACGCCGGCCGCGAAATCATCTCGATCCCGCCGGAAATGGCCTTCGGCACCGGCGATCACGCCACCACCTCCACCTGCCTGCGCCTGCTGGTGGACATCGCCCGCGAGCGCAAGGGCGCCGATTGGACCGTGGCCGACCTCGGTACCGGCACCGGCCTGCTCGCCATCGCCGCCCGCAAGCTGGGCTCCGGCGAGGCCTACGCCTGTGACTTCGACCCCTTCGCCGTGAAGGTCGCCATCGAGAACCTGGAGCGAAATGGCGTCGACGGCGTGGACGTGAAGGAGCAGGACATCCTCAAGTGGAAGCCCCGCAAGAAGGGCTACGACGTGGTCCTCGCCAACATTTTCTCCACCGTGCTCATCCAGGCCTGGCCGGTGATCGCGAAATCGGTCGCTCCCGGCGGCGACCTGATCGTCTCCGGCATCCTCGCCTCCCAGGCGTGGGATGTCTTCACCGCCGCCGCCGCCAATGGCCTCGGTTTCACTCAGGTCATCCGGAAGGGCAAGTGGGTCACCGCCCGCGGCGGCCGGATGGAGGACTTGGTGAAAGAATAG
- a CDS encoding biopolymer transporter ExbD, translating into MPVKLSGGGDDHEEEARIEIVPLIDIMFFLLASFMLVSLSMTQIHRIGVKIPQASSGVHDAKPPTVHLAIDAHGVITWDSAIVTPSEITAKLKALPVTDDTRVLIAADEESRHKIVVSALDAVKAAKVEKVGFETKTPSK; encoded by the coding sequence ATGCCCGTCAAACTCTCAGGCGGTGGCGACGATCACGAGGAGGAAGCCCGGATCGAGATCGTTCCGCTCATCGACATCATGTTCTTCCTGCTCGCCAGCTTCATGCTGGTGAGCCTGAGCATGACCCAGATCCACCGCATCGGCGTGAAGATCCCGCAGGCCTCCAGCGGCGTGCACGACGCGAAGCCCCCCACGGTCCACCTGGCGATCGATGCCCATGGCGTCATCACCTGGGATTCGGCCATCGTGACGCCGTCTGAAATCACCGCCAAGCTCAAGGCCCTGCCGGTGACCGATGACACCCGCGTGCTGATCGCCGCGGACGAGGAGTCCCGCCACAAGATCGTGGTGTCCGCGCTCGATGCGGTGAAGGCCGCGAAAGTCGAGAAAGTCGGCTTCGAAACGAAAACACCGAGCAAGTGA
- the trpC gene encoding indole-3-glycerol phosphate synthase TrpC, with the protein MSDKLAQIIATKHQEVEALIPRAAHLRAAALQRNDFGGFRAALDRGPGKLGVIAEVKKASPSVGLIDPSFDPVRQAKRYLDGGASCLSILTDEKYFQGSLSYLTQISRFSTAPLLRKDFTIHPLQIHEAVVSGADAILLIVAALDDDLLRKLYDEAKAFQLDVLVEVHDLPEMERALELGADLIGINNRNLKTFEIDLATTEALADEVPDEVLLVSESGIKTLSDAQRALDAGANAVLIGESLMRAHNPSEEIEAYLALEAS; encoded by the coding sequence GTGTCCGACAAGCTCGCCCAGATCATCGCCACCAAGCACCAGGAAGTCGAAGCGCTGATTCCCCGCGCCGCCCATTTGCGCGCCGCCGCGCTCCAGCGGAACGACTTCGGCGGTTTCCGCGCCGCCCTCGACCGCGGCCCGGGCAAGCTGGGTGTGATCGCGGAGGTGAAGAAGGCGTCGCCCTCGGTGGGTCTGATCGATCCGTCCTTCGACCCGGTGCGCCAGGCGAAGCGCTATCTGGATGGCGGCGCGTCCTGCCTCTCCATCCTCACCGATGAGAAGTATTTCCAGGGCTCGCTGAGCTACCTGACGCAGATCTCGCGTTTCTCGACCGCTCCCCTGCTCCGCAAGGATTTCACGATCCATCCGCTGCAGATCCACGAAGCGGTGGTGTCCGGCGCGGACGCGATCCTGCTCATCGTGGCGGCGCTGGATGACGACCTTCTCCGCAAGCTCTACGACGAGGCCAAGGCTTTCCAGCTCGACGTGCTGGTGGAAGTCCACGACCTGCCGGAAATGGAGCGCGCGCTGGAACTCGGCGCGGACCTGATCGGCATCAACAACCGGAACCTGAAGACCTTCGAAATCGACCTGGCGACCACCGAGGCGCTGGCCGACGAAGTGCCGGACGAGGTGCTGCTGGTGTCCGAAAGCGGGATCAAGACGCTCAGCGACGCCCAGCGGGCGCTGGATGCGGGCGCGAACGCGGTGCTGATCGGCGAGAGCCTGATGCGCGCGCACAATCCGTCCGAGGAGATCGAGGCGTATCTGGCGCTGGAGGCGAGCTGA
- a CDS encoding pyridoxal phosphate-dependent aminotransferase has product MDSISSRIAQVLPSLTLAVTNQAKAMQAKGEEVYGLAGGEPHSDTPDFIKEAAIAALQSGKTKYTASAGIPELRQALSDKLLKDNGLTYAPNQICVTAGAKMACYLAILAVVEEGDEVIIPTPYWVSYPEMVRLAGGIPVLVETKESTGWKMTAEQFEDAMTPATKMVILNSPSNPTGAVYTEQELRDIGDIALGEDIVILSDEIYEKLVYGEAKHVSIASLSDELYNLTITVNGFSKAYSMTGWRLGYTAAPKHFADAIDKIQNHTVSNVTSFAQYAAVAALTGDQTFIEDLRGEYDVSRQFMFNRLKAINNIRVIEPKGAFYFFVYTGNLGLKSQNLCDKLLSRYKVAAVPGIAFGYDDGIRLSYCTTLDVLNEGLTRFEQFCREH; this is encoded by the coding sequence ATGGACAGCATTTCATCCCGCATCGCACAGGTTCTACCGTCGCTCACCCTGGCCGTCACGAATCAGGCCAAGGCCATGCAGGCCAAGGGCGAGGAAGTCTACGGCCTCGCCGGTGGCGAGCCCCACTCCGACACTCCGGATTTCATCAAGGAAGCCGCCATCGCGGCCCTTCAGAGCGGCAAGACCAAGTATACCGCCTCCGCCGGCATCCCGGAACTGCGCCAGGCGCTGTCCGACAAGTTGCTCAAGGACAACGGCCTGACCTACGCCCCGAACCAGATCTGCGTCACCGCCGGCGCCAAGATGGCCTGCTACCTCGCCATCCTCGCCGTCGTCGAGGAAGGTGACGAAGTCATCATCCCGACCCCCTACTGGGTGTCCTACCCGGAGATGGTCCGCCTCGCCGGTGGTATCCCGGTGCTCGTCGAGACCAAGGAATCGACCGGCTGGAAGATGACCGCCGAGCAGTTCGAGGACGCGATGACCCCGGCCACCAAGATGGTGATCCTGAACTCGCCCTCCAACCCGACCGGTGCCGTTTACACCGAGCAGGAACTCCGCGACATCGGTGACATCGCCCTCGGCGAGGACATCGTCATTCTGTCCGACGAGATCTACGAAAAGCTCGTCTACGGCGAGGCCAAGCACGTCTCCATCGCCTCCCTCAGCGACGAGCTCTACAACCTCACGATCACCGTCAACGGCTTCTCCAAGGCTTATTCGATGACCGGCTGGCGCCTCGGCTACACCGCCGCGCCGAAGCACTTCGCCGACGCGATCGACAAGATCCAGAACCACACGGTTTCCAACGTCACCTCCTTCGCCCAGTACGCGGCGGTGGCGGCCCTCACCGGCGACCAGACCTTCATCGAAGACCTCCGCGGCGAATACGACGTGAGCCGCCAGTTCATGTTCAACCGCCTCAAGGCGATCAACAACATCCGCGTGATCGAGCCGAAGGGTGCCTTCTACTTCTTCGTCTACACCGGCAACCTCGGCCTGAAGTCCCAGAACCTCTGCGACAAGCTGCTGTCCCGCTACAAGGTCGCCGCCGTGCCGGGCATCGCCTTCGGCTACGACGATGGCATCCGCCTCAGCTACTGCACCACGCTGGACGTGCTCAACGAGGGTCTGACCCGCTTCGAGCAGTTCTGCCGCGAGCATTGA